Proteins from one Rosa chinensis cultivar Old Blush chromosome 7, RchiOBHm-V2, whole genome shotgun sequence genomic window:
- the LOC112176950 gene encoding methionine gamma-lyase, producing the protein MAETRPQAFVLPTKNNSSKKRTEHDGMDGQDYAASAAKKSMFLPTAASAGWEDPAMALANARHEFGEHGGVNMSIEASATFTVMEPETLRKMFSGELGADRDFFIYSRHFNPTVLNLSRQMAALEGTEAAYCTSSGMSAISSVLLQLVSSGDHIVASRTLYGGTHALLTHFFPRACNITTTFVDINDLDMVRNAIEVGKTKVLYFEGMSNPTLTVANIPELSRIGHEKGVTVVVDNTFSPMVVSPVKLGADVVVHSISKFISGGADIIAGVVCGPASLVNSMMDLHQGSLMLLGPTMNAKVAFELSERIPHLGLRMKEHCNRALVYATRMKKMGLKVIYPGLEDHPQHELLKSMINKDYGYGGLLCVDMGTEERANRLMNLLQNYTQFGFMAVSLGYYETLMSCSGSSTSSEMSNEEKELAGISPGLVRMSIGYIGTLEQRWSQFEKALNRMQDSGLFGKK; encoded by the exons ATGGCGGAGACCAGACCCCAAGCCTTTGTTCTTCCCACCAAAAACAACAGCAGCAAGAAGAGAACGGAGCACGACGGCATGGACGGCCAAGACTACGCCGCTTCCGCCGCCAAGAAGTCGATGTTCTTGCCCACGGCGGCGTCCGCGGGGTGGGAGGACCCCGCTATGGCATTAGCCAATGCTCGCCACGAGTTTGGCGAGCACGGCGGGGTCAACATGTCCATCGAGGCCTCGGCCACTTTCACCGTCATGGAGCCGGAGACCCTCCGCAAGATGTTTTCCGGCGAGCTCGGCGCCGACCGCGACTTCTTCATCTACAGCCGTCACTTTAACCCCACGGTCCTTAACCTCAGCCGTCAGATGGCGGCCCTTGAGGGCACCGAGGCCGCCTACTGCACCTCCAGCGGCATGTCCGCCATCTCCTCCGTCCTGCTGCAACTCGTCAGCAGCGGCGACCACATCGTCGCTTCTAGAACCCTGTACGGCGGGACCCACGCCCTCCTCACTCACTTCTTCCCCAGAGCCTGCAACATAACCACAACGTTCGTTGACATAAACGACCTCGACATGGTCAGGAATGCCATCGAGGTGGGAAAGACTAAGGTTCTCTATTTCGAGGGAATGTCTAACCCAACTCTCACCGTGGCTAACATACCGGAGCTCAGCCGAATTGGGCACGAGAAAGGCGTCACCGTCGTCGTGGACAACACCTTCTCACCCATGGTTGTCTCCCCGGTTAAGCTCGGCGCTGACGTGGTTGTCCACAGCATATCCAAGTTCATCAGCGGCGGTGCTGACATCATTGCAG GTGTTGTGTGTGGACCTGCAAGCTTGGTGAACTCAATGATGGACCTTCACCAAGGTTCCCTAATGCTTCTTGGCCCCACCATGAATGCGAAGGTAGCATTTGAGCTCTCTGAGAGGATACCTCACTTGGGTTTGAGAATGAAGGAGCACTGCAACAGGGCATTGGTGTATGCCACAAGGATGAAGAAGATGGGACTAAAAGTCATATACCCAGGCCTCGAAGACCATCCCCAGCACGAGCTTCTCAAGTCCATGATCAACAAGGATTATGGCTATGGTGGACTTCTTTGCGTCGACATGGGGACTGAGGAGAGAGCCAATAGGTTGATGAATCTGTTGCAGAACTACACACAGTTTGGGTTCATGGCTGTGAGCTTGGGGTACTATGAAACCCTAATGTCCTGCTCTGGAAGCAGCACAAGCAGTGAAATGAGCAATGAGGAGAAGGAGTTGGCTGGGATTTCACCTGGGCTGGTTAGAATGTCAATTGGTTATATTGGAACTTTGGAGCAGAGGTGGAGCCAGTTTGAGAAGGCACTCAATAGAATGCAGGATTCTGGTTTGTTTGGCAAGAAGTAA